CCAAGCTCGCGCACGATGCCGATGGCGACGATCTGGGGCACTACGGCTTCCGCGTTAAAGCGTGCGCCACCTGCGTAGATTTGCAACGCCAACGCGCCACCAGTGAACAGCGTGGTCAGGCCGATGACGGGCAGGGAGAAGTACCCTACATTCAACAGCGCCGCGCCGAACTCTTTGTAGTAGAAGGGCGGGCGGACCATATGGGCGAAGGTTTGACCGGTGAAGATCGCCAGACGCCCAAGGGCCGCCAGCGCCGACAATGTCAGCGCACCAAGAATGGCCAATGGGGTGAGGATACGGCTCACGAATAGGCCCGCTTGTAGCGATGCCCGAGAGACGTGAGGATTTCGTAGCCGATTGTACCGGCCGCATCGGCCAATTGGTCCACAGTCTGCTGCGGGCCAAGGATCGTCAGATGGTCGGGCATGTCTTCAATATGTGTGACATCAACCGTCAGCAAATCCATCGACACCCGACCGGCCAGCGGGCAGGGAATGTCGCCTGCAAACAGGGTCGCTTTGCCCGACAAGGCGCGGATCAGGCCATCCGCATACCCTGCAGAAACGGTCGCGATGATGCGCGGCGTCTCGGCGATAAACGCGTGGGCATAGCCCACTGGCTCACCCGGTTTAACGCTGCGCGTTTGCACCACCGGCAGATCAAGCCGCGCCACCGGGGACGCCCCCGCAAAGGGCAAGCCGCCATACAGGCCAATGCCGGGGCGCGTTAAATCGAAATGGTACTCCGGTCCCAACAAGGTGCCGCCGGTGGCTGACAAAGAGCGCGGCGCAAGAATGCCTGCGGTCATGTCCAAAAATGCCCGGAGCTGGGCCTTGTTGCCCGCATGATCCGGCTCGTCGGCGCAGGCCAGATGCGACATCACCAATGTGGCGTCGCGGCTCATCTCTGGGGACCAGTCATAGGTTTCAATGCCCAACCGGTTCATGCCCGTATCGATTTGCAGTCCGAACGGATGATTGGGAAGGCGAACTTTGTGACGGGCGACCTGCTCGGGCGAATTCAGCATCGGGATGGCGCCAAGATCGGCCAGCGCCTGGGTGTCGCCCTCCATATGGCCGGAGAAGACGTTGATAACGGGATCAGGTCCAAGCACCGCGCGCAGGGCTGCGACCTCTTCGACCACGGCAACAAAGAACGTGCGCACGCCAGCGCCAGCCAAAGCCTTCGCCACGCGGCCTGCACCAAGCCCGTACCCGTCGGCTTTGACCACGGCGCCCGTTTCGGTCGCAGTTTGGCGATCCAAGGCGCGCCAGTTTTCAACCAACGCGTTCAGGTCAATCTGTAGAGTTCCGGTTCCCATAAGTTCTGGGTGAGACATGGCGGCGGAGAGGTCAAGGGCTTTTGAAGCCCCTGAGCTCTATTCCGCCGCGCGCAGCCGTGGCGGTTTTGGCCCCTTGTCGGGGTCGTCGCCTTTGGCTTCTGCCTGCTCCGCCTCTGGTACGGTTGCGTCTGCCTCGGTTGCCGATTTTGCCAGCTTGGCTTTGGCGGCTTTTACGGTTTGGCGGGTGTCTGTGAAAACATCGACAGCCTCGGGCTCGGTTGGGTCTGACCAAAGTATCAACGGATCACGTACTTTGCGTGCGTTGCGGTTCAGCGCCAGATCACGCGCGGTTTGCGAGCCCCGCCCGCCAAGTGCGCGCAACTGCCGGACCGACGCATAGGCCCCGATAGAAATCCACACCCGCAGCGCCAGCATGGCAGGGGTCAACACCAGCGTCAGCACCGTTGCCACGCCAAGGCCGAACACAACCGCAGTTGCGAGCTGCTTCCACCACAGGGCGGTGGGACTGTCGACGGAGTAGCCGCCGCCGATGAAATCAAGCGACAGCCCGAACATCATAGGTGCCAAGCCTGCCATAGTTGTGATCGTTGTCAGCAGAACAGGGCGGATGCGGGCCTCGGCGGTGCGGGTGATCGCCTCCAGCCGCGGCATGTAGCGCGAGTATTCCTGATAGGTGTCGATCAGCACGATGTTGTTGTTCACCACGATCCCCGCAAGGGCGACCACCCCCGTGCCGGTCATGATGATGGAAAACGCCTGATCCATGACCAGCATCCCGATCAGCACGCCGGTGGTCGACAGCACCACGGCCAGCAGCACCAGCACCGAGTTGTAGAACGAGTTGAACTGCGCCAGCAGGATGATGAACATCAACCCAAGCGCCGCAAGAAACGCATTGCCAAGGAAGGCTTGGCTTTCGGCCTCCTCCTCGGTGTCGCCAGCCCATTCAAAGGTGACGGAGGCGGGGAGGGGCTTCTCTGTCTCAAGCCAGTCGGTGATGAATGCGATCCGTTCGTTGGCGTTGATGATCTCGCCATCTGCATTTTCCAGCCCGGGCGTCACATCGGCCTTCACGTCGAAGAAGCGTTGCTGATCGATGCGGTCGATCTGACTTAATTTAGCCACCGGCTTGCGGGTGATAAAGTTTGACAGCGGGATCAACCCATCCGGCGTGCGCACCTTGAGATTGTCCAACGTGGACAGCACGCGGCTTTCCTCTGGCAGACGAACGCGGATTTCGATTTCCTCGTCCGAGCTGTCAACGCGCATGGTATCGAGCAACAACCCGCGTGTGACCAGCTGCACCATGGCACCGACCGTTGCGACATCGGCCTTGTAACGGCCCGCGGCCTCCACATCGACGTCGATCTGCCAGTCGATGCCGGGCAGGGGCAGCGTGTCCTCGATTGTGATGAGGCCCTCGATGGTCTCGAACTTGGCGCGGGCGATACGCGTCGCCTCTTTCAGGTCTTCCCAATTGTCGCCCTTGAGGCGCAGGTTCACCGGCTTGCCGCCTGCGGGGCCACGGTCTTGGCTCAGGATTTCTGTATAGATACCTGGGATCGTATCCATCTTGGCTTGCATCTCTTCAAGGATAACCTTGTCATCACGGCGGTTGCCCCATTCCGCCAGCTCCACCTGAATTTGGCCGACCGTATCCAGCGGGCCGGTTGCACCACCTGTGTTGGTATCCAAGCCGCCTTGGCCCGCGAAGGCAAAAATCGAGTCGATGCCGTCAACCGTGGCGATCTGTTCCTCGACCTGCCGCACTAGCTCGTCTTTTTCCTGAAGGCTCAGGTTGCCGCGTGCACGCACGTAGATGATCGCTTGTTCAGTTTCGGATTCGACGAAGAACTCGACCCCGTTATTGTTGGCCGAAAATGTCATGAAGGTCACGGCCACAAAGAAGCCGACAGCGCCGATTGCCACGAGCGGCATAATCGGGTTACCCGCGATAAACTTGATGAAGTGACCAAACGGCGTCCGGCGGTAGCCTGCGTTGATGCGCCGTTCGCGACGGGGGCGGGACACCGCGCCCATCGCGGCGGAGGCGAACATGGCCATAAACGTGAACAACACGCCCCCGAAGACCATGACAAGGGCGCCGCCTTGGCCGCGCGGGATGGGCAGCAGGTAGCTGGGGTTCAGCACCTGCATTGCGGCAACGAACAAGCCCAGCATCGCAACAGCCGCCAGCACCAACCGGATGATAATGTTAAAGCCGCGTAAGAAGTTGGACGCGCGGTTGATCAGGCGCGATATACGCCCCGACACGCCCCCCATGACGGGCAGGTAGATCAGAGCCACGATCAATGAAGCGGACAGCACGAAGATCAACGTGACCGG
Above is a window of Litoreibacter janthinus DNA encoding:
- the alr gene encoding alanine racemase, coding for MGTGTLQIDLNALVENWRALDRQTATETGAVVKADGYGLGAGRVAKALAGAGVRTFFVAVVEEVAALRAVLGPDPVINVFSGHMEGDTQALADLGAIPMLNSPEQVARHKVRLPNHPFGLQIDTGMNRLGIETYDWSPEMSRDATLVMSHLACADEPDHAGNKAQLRAFLDMTAGILAPRSLSATGGTLLGPEYHFDLTRPGIGLYGGLPFAGASPVARLDLPVVQTRSVKPGEPVGYAHAFIAETPRIIATVSAGYADGLIRALSGKATLFAGDIPCPLAGRVSMDLLTVDVTHIEDMPDHLTILGPQQTVDQLADAAGTIGYEILTSLGHRYKRAYS
- a CDS encoding efflux RND transporter permease subunit, yielding MTSLVDWAGERARMIIAFIIMSVVIGAFAYKGLPKEGEPDIEIPALFVSVPFPGISAEDSEKLLVKVMEAKLQDLDGLKTLSGTAAENYAGVAMEFEFGWDKTKILADVRDKMGQAQAEFPEGAEQYNLVEINFSEFPIIIVSLSGDLPERTLLRVAKDLQDTIEAMPPILEAGLAGHRDEMLEVIIDPLALEAYNVSAGELINVVNNNNLLIAAGEVETAQGAFSVKIPASFDEPLDVYELPIKVNGDRVVTLGELADIRLTFEDRTGTARFNGNDTVALQVVKRKGFNIIDTAQLVRDTVADAQEDWPQELREAIRVDVTLDQSKTVGNMVQQLEGSVLTAIALVMIVVLASLGTRSALLVGFAIPTSFLLCFILLGVMGISISNIVMFGLILAVGMLVDGAIVVVEYADKEIDSGKGPMDAFTTAAKRMFWPIVSSTATTLCAFLPMLFWPGVPGEFMGMLPVTLIFVLSASLIVALIYLPVMGGVSGRISRLINRASNFLRGFNIIIRLVLAAVAMLGLFVAAMQVLNPSYLLPIPRGQGGALVMVFGGVLFTFMAMFASAAMGAVSRPRRERRINAGYRRTPFGHFIKFIAGNPIMPLVAIGAVGFFVAVTFMTFSANNNGVEFFVESETEQAIIYVRARGNLSLQEKDELVRQVEEQIATVDGIDSIFAFAGQGGLDTNTGGATGPLDTVGQIQVELAEWGNRRDDKVILEEMQAKMDTIPGIYTEILSQDRGPAGGKPVNLRLKGDNWEDLKEATRIARAKFETIEGLITIEDTLPLPGIDWQIDVDVEAAGRYKADVATVGAMVQLVTRGLLLDTMRVDSSDEEIEIRVRLPEESRVLSTLDNLKVRTPDGLIPLSNFITRKPVAKLSQIDRIDQQRFFDVKADVTPGLENADGEIINANERIAFITDWLETEKPLPASVTFEWAGDTEEEAESQAFLGNAFLAALGLMFIILLAQFNSFYNSVLVLLAVVLSTTGVLIGMLVMDQAFSIIMTGTGVVALAGIVVNNNIVLIDTYQEYSRYMPRLEAITRTAEARIRPVLLTTITTMAGLAPMMFGLSLDFIGGGYSVDSPTALWWKQLATAVVFGLGVATVLTLVLTPAMLALRVWISIGAYASVRQLRALGGRGSQTARDLALNRNARKVRDPLILWSDPTEPEAVDVFTDTRQTVKAAKAKLAKSATEADATVPEAEQAEAKGDDPDKGPKPPRLRAAE